Below is a genomic region from Candidatus Methylomirabilota bacterium.
CCCACCGTCATCGTGGCCGCGACCGTGAAGGGCAAAGGGGTGTCGTACATGGAGAACCAGCTCAAGTTCCACGGCTCGGTCCCCGACAAGCCGGAGGACATCGCCAAGGCGCTGGCCGAGCTCGGCGCCGGAGCCCGGTCATGATCCGCCGCTGGAAGTCGCCGCTGGAGCTGGGGATGGCCACCCGCGAGGCCTACGGCCGGGCGCTGGCCGAGCTGGGCCAGGAGAACCCCCGCATCGTCGTCCTCGACGCCGACCTCTCGAAGTCGACGTACACCTCCGTCTTCGGCAAGAAGTTCAAGGACCGCTTCTTCGACGTGGGCATCGCCGAGGCCAACATGTGCTCGATGGCCGCCGGCCTGGCCGCGGGCGGCTTCATCCCGTTCGCGTCGAGCTTCGCCTCCTTCCTCCTGTGCAAGGGCTACGAGCAGCTCCGCATCTGCTGCGCCTACATGGAGTTCAACGTCAACTTCGTCGGCAGCCACGGCGGCATTTCGCTGGGCGAAGACGGTCCCTCCCAGCAATCGATCGAGGACATCGCGCTGGCCTGCTCGCTGCCGGGCTTCACCGTGGCGGTGCCGGCCGACGAAGTGGCCACCGCGGCGCTGGTGCGGGCGGCCGCCGAGCACTACGGTCCCGTCTACATCCGGGTCGGCCGGCCGCGGACGGCCAAGATCTACGCGCCCGGCGAGCGCTTCTCGTTCGGCCGCGCCAAGACCCTCTCCGACGGGAGCGACGTCACCGTGATCGCCAACGGGCTCATGGTCGCGGTCGCCTGTGAGGCCGCCGAGATCGCCGAGCGGCGCGGCATCGACGTGCGCGTCATCGACTGTCACACCGCCAAGCCGCTCGACGAGGCCACCATCGAGATAGCGGCCGCCGAGACCGGCGCCATCGTGGTGGCCGAGGAGCACCTGTCGCGGCCGGGGCTGGGCAGCCTCGTGGCCCAGGCGGTAGGCCAGCGGCACCCCGTCCCCATGGAGTTCGTGGGCATCGACGACGTGTTCGCCGAGTCCGGCACGCCGGAGGAGATTCTGCGGGCCTACGGTCTCACCACGGAGCACATT
It encodes:
- a CDS encoding transketolase C-terminal domain-containing protein, with amino-acid sequence MIRRWKSPLELGMATREAYGRALAELGQENPRIVVLDADLSKSTYTSVFGKKFKDRFFDVGIAEANMCSMAAGLAAGGFIPFASSFASFLLCKGYEQLRICCAYMEFNVNFVGSHGGISLGEDGPSQQSIEDIALACSLPGFTVAVPADEVATAALVRAAAEHYGPVYIRVGRPRTAKIYAPGERFSFGRAKTLSDGSDVTVIANGLMVAVACEAAEIAERRGIDVRVIDCHTAKPLDEATIEIAAAETGAIVVAEEHLSRPGLGSLVAQAVGQRHPVPMEFVGIDDVFAESGTPEEILRAYGLTTEHILGAIDRVLGRKVKGAAAVDR